One stretch of Dissulfurimicrobium hydrothermale DNA includes these proteins:
- a CDS encoding thermonuclease family protein, which translates to MGLNRRNDRSVRVVFGLFILTLVLFCCVFQTSDSFAQGVYEVTARVRYVIDGDTIVLDNGEHVRYKGVNAPEIRHDDMEAEPFGYEALRRNRDLVQGKTVRLVIDRAEERDRHQRLIAQIFLPDGRCVQDVLVSEGLATVCAYDHLVRPDHGLLNLQVRAIGAKRGMWSVPPARPEHYYIGNRASMRFHRPSCPYGRQTSKLHTMIFYSREEAFKAGYCPCRRCLP; encoded by the coding sequence ATGGGCTTGAACAGAAGGAATGACAGATCGGTCCGGGTCGTTTTTGGTCTGTTTATTCTTACGCTGGTCTTGTTCTGTTGCGTATTTCAAACGTCGGATTCATTTGCCCAAGGCGTTTATGAAGTCACAGCCAGGGTAAGGTATGTCATCGACGGCGACACGATAGTCCTAGATAATGGCGAACATGTGCGCTATAAAGGTGTGAACGCGCCAGAGATTAGGCATGATGACATGGAGGCCGAGCCGTTCGGATATGAGGCATTGAGGCGCAACAGGGATCTCGTGCAGGGGAAGACAGTTAGGCTTGTCATAGATAGGGCCGAAGAGAGAGACAGGCACCAAAGGCTTATTGCTCAGATCTTTCTTCCCGACGGGAGATGCGTGCAGGATGTATTGGTCTCGGAAGGTCTCGCAACCGTATGCGCTTATGATCATTTGGTCCGTCCGGACCATGGGCTTTTGAATCTCCAGGTGAGGGCCATAGGCGCAAAGAGGGGGATGTGGTCGGTGCCGCCGGCAAGGCCCGAGCATTATTATATCGGAAATAGGGCCTCGATGCGGTTTCATAGGCCGTCCTGCCCATATGGAAGACAGACGTCAAAATTGCATACAATGATATTTTATTCTCGCGAGGAGGCCTTCAAGGCAGGATATTGCCCATGTCGGAGGTGTCTGCCATGA
- a CDS encoding RlmE family RNA methyltransferase: MKEIKDFYFRRAKKEGYQARSVYKLKEVQEKYGFLTSGQMVVDLGASPGSWTKYAAQVIGERGRIVAIDLDSPLTLPANAIFLKTDAFDVEISDLRKIAPAFDVVLSDMAPRTSGVKDMDHLRSISLAERALDLALGVLNTGGAFFCKVFQGRDFPGFFEGCRRHFRSAKVIKPRSSRPESVEVFVLCMGFRADHEDRSTESISDIRI; encoded by the coding sequence ATGAAAGAGATCAAGGACTTCTATTTCAGAAGGGCTAAAAAAGAAGGCTACCAGGCCCGCTCTGTTTATAAACTTAAGGAAGTCCAAGAGAAATACGGTTTTCTTACGTCCGGGCAGATGGTTGTTGACCTTGGCGCAAGCCCAGGTTCCTGGACCAAATATGCCGCGCAAGTAATAGGGGAAAGGGGCCGCATTGTGGCGATTGATCTCGATTCGCCTTTAACTCTCCCTGCTAATGCGATTTTTTTGAAGACAGACGCCTTTGATGTCGAGATATCAGATCTCAGGAAGATTGCACCTGCGTTTGATGTTGTATTAAGCGATATGGCCCCAAGGACTAGCGGGGTCAAGGATATGGATCATTTGAGGTCAATATCTCTTGCCGAAAGGGCGCTTGATTTGGCACTTGGGGTCTTAAATACAGGTGGGGCCTTTTTCTGTAAGGTCTTTCAAGGACGGGATTTTCCTGGTTTTTTTGAGGGATGTAGGCGACATTTCAGATCGGCTAAGGTGATAAAGCCCAGGAGTTCTAGACCTGAAAGCGTAGAGGTCTTTGTGCTCTGTATGGGATTCAGGGCTGATCATGAAGATAGATCAACAGAATCAATATCAGATATACGAATATAA
- a CDS encoding flagellar basal body-associated FliL family protein, which produces MDEEKRETHISQPPDEKEIPPDNQLEGSNVDDELWDPGSGVENIPLFEEFASELIEQDEKKTEQIIEPEADGKTLLEEPTEEVIEPGLEAKGFVHSIEGPATIGPDKKDGETTDDEGIKKIDIGTQNKWLLWGMAAFSSVLIAIGTATIWKMTGGNAEAPFIAHPTSQSKGTTTAALGGENTKRSAVSHENVEGGPAGQAGRPLSPMKPLTVTLASFLIPAQQNGQMVFFNLQAELSVKDKKTMDELMQKEVWIRDIIYRELKGIDITNGFRGDILDPYQKTIVERINTELAPLKVEDVKLSGSPVS; this is translated from the coding sequence ATGGACGAAGAAAAAAGAGAGACTCACATATCTCAACCGCCGGACGAAAAAGAAATACCTCCTGACAACCAGCTGGAAGGATCAAATGTTGATGATGAGCTTTGGGATCCCGGAAGCGGAGTTGAAAATATCCCGCTCTTTGAGGAATTCGCCTCTGAACTAATCGAACAAGACGAGAAAAAGACCGAACAGATCATTGAACCTGAGGCGGACGGCAAAACCTTACTTGAAGAACCGACTGAGGAGGTCATTGAACCCGGGCTCGAAGCCAAGGGCTTTGTACATAGCATTGAAGGGCCTGCAACAATCGGACCGGACAAAAAAGATGGCGAGACCACAGATGATGAAGGAATAAAAAAGATCGATATTGGGACGCAGAATAAGTGGCTATTATGGGGCATGGCTGCATTTTCGTCGGTTCTGATAGCCATCGGCACAGCGACAATATGGAAAATGACAGGTGGTAACGCCGAGGCTCCGTTTATCGCACACCCGACCTCACAGAGTAAAGGAACGACAACGGCGGCGTTGGGTGGCGAAAATACAAAAAGGAGCGCAGTGTCACACGAAAATGTTGAAGGCGGCCCAGCCGGACAGGCAGGGAGACCGCTATCCCCAATGAAACCTCTAACCGTAACCCTTGCCTCGTTCCTGATCCCGGCCCAACAAAACGGACAAATGGTATTTTTCAATCTACAGGCCGAACTATCAGTCAAAGACAAAAAGACAATGGACGAGCTTATGCAGAAAGAGGTCTGGATAAGGGACATCATATACAGAGAGCTCAAAGGGATAGACATAACCAACGGCTTTCGTGGAGACATCCTGGATCCATACCAAAAGACGATCGTTGAGCGCATAAATACTGAATTAGCCCCGCTAAAGGTCGAAGACGTAAAGCTATCCGGTTCACCTGTCAGTTAA
- a CDS encoding glucose-1-phosphate adenylyltransferase family protein encodes MTPKVVAMVLAGGRVGELDVLTYFRPKSTLPFGGLYRIIDFPLSNLMHSGIERVGILSQYRSSSLIEHIGTGSAWDMTGRNRGINLLPPFHGLNASDWYKGTADAVYQNLDFISSHNPDLVMVLSGDHVYKMDYRAMLDFHIDMDADVTAAFVNVEKVEASRFGLACFRHDDPRGGYITEYAEKPSSPISNWASLTIYIFKIKVLERILNENAGMESHEFGKDIIPSMIGRFKVYAYKFSGFWGYSRTIKEYWNTNMALLGNTPKIDLDNWQVRTNLDHEAIRDRGPAIIGPNGLCENSRFYNGVKINGCVRNSILFPGVKIEEGAQITDSILFFDTHVDQGAVIDHAIIDINTTISRDSKIGGAEAITVIGANAQIPKGMNIKEGTRIKPGFKGNI; translated from the coding sequence ATGACGCCGAAAGTCGTCGCAATGGTACTTGCTGGTGGAAGGGTGGGAGAACTTGATGTCCTCACCTACTTCAGACCGAAATCAACACTGCCTTTTGGAGGACTTTATAGGATAATCGACTTTCCATTGAGCAATCTCATGCACTCAGGGATAGAGCGGGTCGGGATACTGAGCCAGTACCGCTCCTCCTCCCTTATCGAACACATTGGTACAGGCTCAGCCTGGGACATGACCGGCAGGAACCGTGGAATAAATCTACTGCCGCCCTTTCACGGTCTCAATGCCTCCGACTGGTACAAGGGAACCGCCGACGCAGTATACCAAAATCTTGACTTCATCAGCTCACACAACCCGGATCTTGTCATGGTCCTCTCAGGCGACCACGTCTATAAAATGGACTATCGGGCCATGCTGGACTTCCATATAGACATGGATGCCGACGTAACCGCTGCATTTGTAAACGTTGAAAAGGTCGAGGCGTCGAGATTCGGTCTGGCCTGTTTCAGACACGATGACCCAAGGGGCGGATATATTACCGAATATGCGGAAAAACCGTCCTCTCCTATCTCAAACTGGGCGTCCCTCACTATATACATCTTCAAGATCAAGGTCCTTGAAAGGATTTTGAATGAAAATGCCGGAATGGAATCACATGAATTTGGAAAGGATATCATACCTTCGATGATAGGCAGGTTCAAGGTATATGCCTATAAATTTAGCGGATTCTGGGGCTACAGTCGCACAATAAAAGAATACTGGAATACCAACATGGCCCTTCTAGGGAATACGCCCAAAATAGACCTCGACAATTGGCAGGTGCGGACGAATCTAGACCACGAAGCCATAAGGGACAGGGGGCCTGCCATCATCGGTCCGAATGGATTGTGCGAAAATTCTAGATTCTATAATGGGGTAAAGATAAATGGGTGCGTCAGGAATTCGATCCTCTTCCCCGGCGTCAAGATTGAAGAAGGTGCCCAGATTACTGATTCAATACTATTTTTTGACACCCATGTCGATCAAGGGGCCGTAATCGACCATGCAATCATCGACATAAATACGACCATAAGCAGGGACTCAAAGATCGGGGGGGCTGAGGCCATTACCGTGATCGGCGCGAATGCGCAGATACCAAAAGGCATGAATATCAAAGAAGGTACACGAATCAAACCGGGATTTAAAGGCAATATCTGA
- a CDS encoding MinD/ParA family protein, protein MKRPLAERDITTAKHPPRVISFSSGKGGVGKTNIVVNLAIAMADLGQRVMVLDADLGLANIDVILGLTPKYTIDNVFSGYVTLKDVLIEGPSGILILPAGSGVTELLNLGEGEKLFLLDEIEGLGNDIDIMLIDNAAGISENVMYFNLAAQQRVVVATPEPTSITDAYALIKVMVNKYKVNTFSLLINMARDESDALKVFRQLTLVTDRFLGTPAIDYLGFIPRDDTVSNAICLQKAALNAYPDSIASKAFMKLAENLLISRREGWSDGNIKFFWRHLLRV, encoded by the coding sequence ATGAAAAGACCACTGGCAGAAAGAGATATAACGACCGCAAAGCACCCTCCCCGCGTCATTTCATTCAGCAGTGGCAAGGGCGGCGTGGGCAAGACCAATATAGTCGTGAATCTGGCGATCGCCATGGCGGATCTGGGCCAAAGGGTAATGGTCCTTGACGCCGACCTTGGTCTTGCCAATATAGATGTAATTCTAGGCCTTACGCCAAAATATACTATAGACAATGTCTTTTCCGGATATGTCACGCTCAAGGACGTGCTTATCGAAGGGCCAAGCGGCATCCTTATATTGCCTGCCGGATCAGGCGTAACCGAACTCTTGAATCTCGGCGAGGGCGAAAAACTATTCCTCCTTGATGAAATCGAAGGGCTGGGAAACGATATCGATATCATGCTGATCGACAATGCGGCTGGTATTTCTGAAAATGTAATGTATTTTAATCTTGCGGCCCAGCAAAGGGTGGTTGTGGCTACGCCAGAACCTACATCAATAACAGATGCCTATGCACTTATAAAGGTCATGGTCAATAAATACAAGGTGAATACGTTTTCTCTATTGATAAACATGGCCAGAGACGAGAGCGACGCACTCAAGGTCTTCCGCCAGCTGACATTGGTGACCGACCGCTTTCTGGGGACGCCGGCCATTGACTATCTGGGCTTCATTCCTAGAGACGACACCGTGTCAAATGCGATTTGCCTTCAAAAAGCAGCGCTTAACGCATATCCAGACTCCATTGCAAGCAAGGCCTTTATGAAACTGGCCGAAAATCTACTGATATCCAGGCGCGAGGGGTGGAGTGACGGGAATATCAAGTTTTTTTGGAGACATCTCTTGCGGGTATAA
- a CDS encoding chemotaxis response regulator CheY — MPIDYNMRVMIVDDFATMRRIVKNILIQIGFKNFIEADDGSTAWDILQKEKVDLVISDWNMPKMPGIDLLKKIRADERFADLPFIMVTAEAQKENIIEAVKARVSNYIVKPFTPETLSEKIEKIFQ, encoded by the coding sequence ATGCCGATTGACTATAACATGAGGGTAATGATCGTCGATGACTTCGCCACAATGCGCCGGATAGTCAAAAACATACTGATTCAGATCGGTTTCAAAAACTTTATCGAGGCCGACGATGGATCGACAGCCTGGGACATCCTGCAAAAAGAAAAGGTAGACCTGGTCATATCGGATTGGAACATGCCCAAAATGCCCGGAATAGACCTCCTCAAGAAGATTAGGGCCGACGAGAGGTTTGCAGACCTGCCCTTTATAATGGTCACTGCAGAGGCCCAAAAAGAAAATATAATAGAGGCCGTAAAGGCTAGGGTAAGCAACTATATAGTAAAACCGTTCACACCCGAGACGCTCAGCGAAAAAATAGAAAAAATTTTTCAATAA
- a CDS encoding putative metalloprotease CJM1_0395 family protein: MKIDQQNQYQIYEYNYEPNSRGNDRSGKGEIGFDRKAVGDRVRQQDVERVVQQLKMTEQKVIAHEMAHKVVGGNYAGAVSYEYRVGPDGRLYIVGGEVPIDVSDGISPEDTVRKMEQVRMAALAPIDPSPQDYRVAQEALMKEAAARQEIIKAEMENKAMKYKKNNAGTNGGDSRAGLSLYV, from the coding sequence ATGAAGATAGATCAACAGAATCAATATCAGATATACGAATATAACTACGAGCCGAATTCTCGTGGCAATGATCGTTCTGGCAAGGGCGAGATAGGTTTCGATCGCAAGGCCGTTGGTGACCGCGTGCGGCAACAGGATGTCGAGCGGGTGGTTCAGCAGTTGAAAATGACTGAACAGAAGGTGATTGCCCATGAGATGGCACACAAAGTGGTCGGCGGTAACTATGCTGGGGCCGTAAGTTATGAATATCGAGTCGGGCCTGACGGGAGGCTGTATATTGTCGGCGGAGAGGTGCCTATTGATGTCTCAGACGGCATTTCGCCGGAAGATACGGTTAGGAAGATGGAACAGGTAAGGATGGCTGCACTTGCACCGATTGATCCATCGCCGCAGGATTACAGGGTGGCCCAAGAGGCCTTGATGAAAGAGGCGGCTGCAAGACAGGAAATTATAAAGGCCGAGATGGAGAACAAGGCCATGAAATATAAAAAGAATAACGCCGGGACCAATGGAGGGGATTCAAGGGCCGGTTTGTCGCTTTATGTCTGA
- a CDS encoding flagellar biosynthesis protein FlhF: MNIRRFEAPDIAEALAMIKAELGDEAVIIETNRRRRRDEATGLIENIVEVTAAIDFSPHTEAQVRIPPEKAPAKKILHGVAIHGGYGPNHPSPLLVIHDALAGLGLGHKLQQEIAAQFLHEVSSDKDITHELVHDWLKNMASRRIKIADAAKASTSRPRIAMIGPTGTGKTTTIAKLAALLKFQKNMHGVLVSVDAYRLGTAEQLERYARLMDIPFEALRDPKGLSGVLERYKHMDFMLIDTTGRGPSDPRHREELSAIFNADPSIKGYPVLCATSKADDLASQMALYSTFPIAGWVITKIDETSSYGPLCAVVIREQLPISYITNGQKVPEDIIEATKEILLDLLFANERKDPGVEMETGTAWARSLTNKQWALFA; this comes from the coding sequence ATGAACATCAGAAGATTTGAGGCGCCAGATATCGCCGAGGCCCTTGCAATGATAAAGGCCGAACTGGGCGATGAGGCTGTAATCATAGAAACAAATCGCCGCAGAAGACGCGATGAGGCCACAGGACTGATAGAAAACATCGTGGAAGTGACGGCAGCCATCGACTTTTCTCCTCATACAGAGGCGCAGGTCAGGATACCGCCTGAGAAAGCGCCAGCGAAAAAAATATTACATGGGGTGGCGATACATGGCGGATACGGACCTAACCACCCCTCACCACTCCTCGTCATCCATGATGCCTTAGCCGGTCTGGGTCTCGGACATAAGTTGCAGCAAGAAATTGCAGCACAATTTTTGCATGAAGTTTCAAGCGACAAAGATATCACACATGAGCTTGTCCACGATTGGCTTAAAAACATGGCGTCACGCAGGATAAAAATCGCAGATGCTGCCAAAGCCTCGACCTCAAGGCCGCGCATAGCGATGATAGGCCCGACCGGTACAGGAAAGACGACTACTATAGCCAAATTGGCCGCGCTGCTCAAATTCCAGAAAAATATGCACGGCGTCCTTGTCTCAGTCGACGCCTACAGGCTCGGTACAGCTGAACAGCTGGAAAGATATGCAAGGCTCATGGATATACCCTTCGAGGCGCTAAGAGACCCGAAGGGGCTAAGCGGCGTGCTCGAACGCTACAAACATATGGATTTCATGCTTATCGACACCACTGGCAGGGGTCCAAGTGATCCTAGACACAGGGAGGAGCTATCGGCCATATTCAATGCAGATCCATCAATCAAGGGATATCCAGTTTTATGCGCCACATCAAAGGCCGATGACCTCGCCTCGCAGATGGCGCTCTATTCCACATTCCCAATCGCAGGCTGGGTAATAACAAAGATAGACGAAACATCCTCTTATGGCCCGCTATGCGCCGTGGTCATACGAGAACAACTGCCGATTTCCTATATCACCAACGGCCAAAAGGTGCCAGAGGACATAATAGAGGCTACAAAAGAGATACTCTTAGACCTGTTGTTCGCTAACGAAAGAAAAGATCCGGGCGTCGAGATGGAAACCGGTACAGCGTGGGCCAGGTCTTTAACTAACAAACAATGGGCTTTGTTTGCCTAA
- a CDS encoding Lrp/AsnC ligand binding domain-containing protein: MSLKAYILINTQIGKTAEVAKRLSEMPEVIRLDVIMGPYDIIAELETENHDTLSYVVMHKLQTLDAIRHTMTCPVVRLNEAV, translated from the coding sequence ATGTCACTAAAGGCCTATATCTTAATAAATACGCAGATAGGAAAGACTGCTGAGGTTGCGAAGCGACTCTCAGAGATGCCTGAGGTTATACGTCTGGATGTAATCATGGGACCTTATGACATCATCGCTGAGCTTGAGACCGAGAATCATGATACCTTGTCATATGTAGTTATGCACAAATTGCAAACGCTTGACGCCATAAGGCATACTATGACATGTCCTGTGGTAAGGCTTAATGAGGCCGTATAA
- a CDS encoding sigma-70 family RNA polymerase sigma factor has product MENGVLKDYTDIFFNAEETLTREKRQELIIRYTPLIRYVVEKMSARLPGHVSCDDLMSAGVIGLMDAVEKFDPSKNIQFKTYAEFRIRGAILDELRNLDWIPRSIRRKSSELEQTYKRLEKELGRPAEDEEAANALGLDMEEFYKLLEETRCVTFMDIDAIRRRLPDGNDEDIFDLIAGDGSADPFEQLKLTDIKRLVVDAIESLPIKERLVLSLYYYEELTMKEIGEIMGYTESRISQLHTKAILRIKAHISDNAGHALYDIA; this is encoded by the coding sequence ATGGAAAACGGGGTATTGAAGGACTATACAGACATATTTTTCAACGCCGAGGAGACGCTGACAAGGGAAAAACGCCAGGAGCTCATCATCAGATACACACCGCTTATAAGATATGTAGTTGAAAAGATGTCAGCGCGCCTGCCTGGGCATGTCTCATGCGACGATCTCATGAGCGCCGGCGTGATCGGCCTTATGGACGCCGTCGAAAAATTCGACCCATCCAAAAACATACAATTCAAGACATATGCGGAATTCCGCATTAGAGGGGCCATCCTCGACGAATTGAGAAACCTTGACTGGATACCCAGGTCCATCAGGAGAAAGAGCTCAGAGCTTGAGCAGACCTACAAACGCCTCGAAAAGGAATTGGGTCGCCCTGCTGAAGACGAAGAGGCGGCGAACGCCCTCGGTCTTGACATGGAAGAGTTCTACAAGCTCCTGGAGGAAACCAGGTGTGTAACATTCATGGACATCGACGCCATAAGGCGGAGGCTGCCTGACGGCAACGACGAGGATATCTTCGATCTCATAGCAGGTGACGGCTCGGCCGATCCATTCGAGCAGCTCAAATTGACGGATATCAAACGTCTTGTAGTCGATGCCATAGAGTCTCTGCCCATAAAAGAAAGACTGGTGCTCTCGCTCTATTATTATGAAGAGCTCACCATGAAGGAGATAGGAGAGATAATGGGCTACACGGAATCCAGGATATCGCAGCTACACACAAAGGCTATCTTGCGGATAAAGGCGCATATCAGCGACAACGCCGGCCATGCCCTGTACGACATAGCGTAA
- a CDS encoding phosphoribosylaminoimidazolesuccinocarboxamide synthase, whose protein sequence is MPVFETDLRGIRLISRGKVRDIYEVGGDILIVATDRLSAFDVVLPTPIPDKGKVLTRMSLFWFDFLKERVPNHLLTADVSRYPDVLRPYEYQLKDRSMFVKKASPLPVECIVRGYLSGSGWSDYKKIGAVCGIRLPRGLVESQALPEPIFTPSTKAAVGSHDENISFEKMIELVGKDLAQTIRNTALDIYSAASVYARERGVIIADTKFEFGLVDGVLILIDEVLTPDSSRFWPVDSYRPGGPQPSFDKQFVRDYLESIGWDKKPPGPALPSEIVEKTRARYLEALKRLTGHGLEQKE, encoded by the coding sequence ATGCCTGTTTTTGAGACGGATCTTAGGGGTATAAGGCTCATTAGCCGTGGTAAGGTGAGAGACATTTATGAAGTTGGCGGCGATATCCTGATTGTGGCTACAGATCGTTTGTCGGCCTTTGACGTTGTCCTTCCAACCCCTATCCCGGATAAGGGTAAGGTACTTACAAGGATGTCCCTCTTCTGGTTTGATTTTTTAAAGGAAAGGGTGCCGAATCACCTTCTGACCGCAGATGTATCAAGGTATCCAGATGTCTTGAGGCCTTATGAATACCAGCTCAAGGATCGGAGTATGTTTGTAAAGAAGGCCTCACCCCTGCCGGTCGAGTGTATCGTAAGGGGATATCTGTCAGGGTCAGGTTGGAGTGACTACAAGAAGATTGGCGCTGTCTGCGGGATACGACTACCTAGAGGGCTTGTAGAGTCGCAGGCCCTGCCTGAGCCGATTTTTACGCCCTCCACAAAGGCTGCTGTTGGTAGCCATGACGAGAACATCTCCTTTGAGAAAATGATTGAGCTTGTCGGCAAAGACCTTGCACAGACAATCCGGAATACAGCTCTGGATATTTATTCTGCAGCCTCTGTATATGCAAGGGAAAGAGGGGTTATCATAGCTGACACCAAGTTTGAATTCGGCTTGGTTGACGGGGTCTTGATCTTGATCGATGAGGTCCTGACACCTGACTCGTCCCGTTTTTGGCCGGTCGATTCCTATAGACCTGGCGGTCCTCAGCCTAGTTTTGACAAGCAATTTGTGCGGGATTACCTGGAATCCATTGGCTGGGACAAAAAGCCGCCCGGTCCTGCACTTCCATCCGAGATAGTTGAAAAGACAAGGGCTAGATACCTTGAGGCGCTGAAGAGACTTACCGGCCATGGGCTTGAACAGAAGGAATGA
- a CDS encoding histone deacetylase family protein: MHDTDATILKKTIGVVRDQRFLEHIPGLGHIESPERLKAVYERLDKGDAKGLYQTIAPRMAIKDELAWNHNKGYIERIEETQFHNFTQLDPDTITSNGSWQAACLAVGGVFSLLDAIFSGKFSSGLALVRPPGHHAERGKAMGFCLFNNVALGAHYARKVLGLKRVLIVDWDLHHGNGTQDSFYHDPNILYFSSHQYPCYPGSGAVDQIGMGDGLGFTVNCPLRPGAGDMEYAAVFRRLFLPIARAFAPELVLVSAGFDIYKDDPLGGMEVTFKGFAYLARLLIAIAEETAEGRILFCLEGGYNHYGLAEGVYAVLRECTCDSILLPEEVYAFDTCGPGPRAIDEAIEKLEAFWPVFPH; this comes from the coding sequence ATGCACGATACGGATGCAACAATCCTCAAAAAAACCATCGGTGTTGTGCGGGATCAGAGATTTTTGGAACATATACCTGGTCTCGGTCATATAGAGTCACCTGAGCGCCTGAAGGCCGTCTATGAAAGACTTGACAAAGGTGACGCAAAAGGTCTCTATCAGACCATTGCCCCAAGGATGGCCATAAAGGACGAACTGGCCTGGAACCACAATAAGGGATATATCGAGCGCATCGAAGAGACACAGTTTCACAATTTTACACAACTCGATCCAGACACAATAACAAGTAATGGTTCATGGCAGGCGGCATGCCTTGCCGTCGGCGGGGTCTTCAGCCTTCTTGATGCGATTTTCAGCGGCAAGTTCTCTAGCGGCCTTGCCCTGGTGCGTCCACCTGGTCATCATGCGGAGAGGGGTAAGGCCATGGGTTTTTGTCTCTTCAACAATGTAGCCCTCGGTGCCCATTATGCCAGGAAGGTCTTGGGGCTGAAGAGGGTGCTTATAGTCGATTGGGATCTGCATCACGGAAACGGTACGCAAGACAGTTTTTATCACGACCCCAACATACTTTATTTTTCCAGCCATCAGTATCCATGCTATCCTGGAAGCGGTGCAGTGGATCAGATAGGCATGGGAGATGGATTGGGCTTTACGGTAAATTGTCCACTCAGACCCGGGGCAGGTGATATGGAATATGCTGCAGTCTTCAGGAGGCTGTTTCTACCGATAGCTAGGGCCTTTGCACCGGAGCTCGTGCTGGTTTCGGCTGGTTTTGATATCTATAAAGACGACCCGCTCGGCGGCATGGAGGTTACGTTTAAGGGTTTTGCCTATCTCGCCAGACTTCTGATTGCCATTGCCGAAGAGACTGCTGAAGGACGTATACTTTTTTGTCTTGAGGGGGGTTATAATCACTATGGCCTGGCCGAAGGGGTCTATGCGGTGCTAAGGGAATGTACATGCGACAGTATACTCTTGCCAGAGGAGGTATATGCCTTCGATACCTGTGGCCCTGGGCCAAGGGCCATAGACGAGGCAATTGAAAAACTCGAGGCGTTTTGGCCGGTTTTTCCTCATTAG
- a CDS encoding DHH family phosphoesterase produces MPSNTNKQNLSIQNTSGKEEEVCPESQSPGQMTRCIKRLSNKERLRILLQSFKKDDKVLLIIVADPDAMASAFAIKRLLARRVEEVSIAHQNEIMRVNNIAMKDLLKIPMQRLRSVKKEAFTKFVLLDSQPPHNPDLAVISYHAVIDHHPLTEGWTAQFIDIRPEYGATSTMIFEYLKTAKIKPSVALATALFYGIKSDTQNFTKKATQSDILCFQHLFKGINQQLLNKIETSDIRRSELKYLKLAFENMKVSKQRIYSHIEKVTNPDMLVVVADFLTHVHDIGWVIVSGVYGDKLIVIFRCDGYKKDAGKLAARVFGAIGSAGGHKEKARAEIPLKNLTETMAMKFTTSTLQRLVLKHLN; encoded by the coding sequence ATGCCGTCAAACACAAATAAACAAAACCTATCCATCCAAAATACAAGCGGAAAGGAAGAGGAGGTCTGTCCCGAATCTCAATCCCCGGGCCAAATGACCCGCTGCATAAAAAGACTCTCAAACAAGGAGCGGCTCCGCATCCTACTCCAGTCTTTCAAAAAGGATGACAAGGTCTTGTTAATAATCGTAGCAGACCCTGACGCCATGGCAAGTGCATTCGCAATAAAAAGGCTCCTTGCCAGGAGGGTCGAAGAGGTCTCGATTGCCCATCAGAACGAGATCATGCGGGTGAACAACATCGCGATGAAGGATCTGCTGAAGATACCGATGCAGCGGCTGCGATCCGTCAAGAAAGAGGCCTTTACAAAATTCGTCCTACTTGACTCGCAGCCGCCACACAACCCTGACCTAGCCGTCATCTCATACCATGCAGTAATAGATCACCATCCTCTCACTGAGGGATGGACCGCCCAGTTTATCGACATAAGGCCAGAATACGGGGCCACCTCCACCATGATATTCGAATACCTCAAGACGGCCAAGATAAAACCATCCGTAGCCCTCGCCACCGCACTCTTTTACGGCATCAAATCAGATACCCAGAATTTCACCAAAAAGGCCACACAGTCTGACATACTGTGCTTTCAACACCTCTTCAAAGGAATAAACCAGCAGCTGTTAAACAAGATAGAGACCTCCGACATAAGGCGGTCTGAGCTTAAATATCTGAAATTGGCCTTTGAAAATATGAAGGTAAGCAAACAGCGTATCTATTCACATATCGAAAAGGTGACTAACCCCGATATGCTTGTGGTTGTGGCAGACTTCCTCACCCACGTACATGATATAGGATGGGTCATCGTCTCAGGGGTGTACGGCGACAAATTGATAGTGATATTTAGATGTGACGGCTATAAGAAAGACGCCGGGAAACTTGCGGCCAGGGTATTCGGCGCTATAGGCTCGGCAGGCGGACACAAAGAAAAGGCCAGGGCCGAAATCCCACTGAAAAATCTGACGGAAACCATGGCTATGAAGTTTACGACCTCTACACTGCAAAGACTGGTGCTAAAGCACTTGAACTAA